In the genome of Oryzias melastigma strain HK-1 linkage group LG19, ASM292280v2, whole genome shotgun sequence, the window TGGGCCTGGCCACCTCCATCCAGATGGTTGGCATCGGGCTGTCCAACCTTGTAGTTGGACAAATATTGGGAACTCAGTCCAGGTAGTAGAGCGTTTCCTCAGAGTGAGTTTCCTCCACAGGGCGAGCTTGAGTTCTCTTGTTTTGGCTGCAGTGAAGCGAAGATCCCGCTGTGGCGCTGGAAGAGGATGATGATCTTCATGTTGGCCAACACCGTCAGCTGCATCGTGACCTCTGTGCTGCTCAACGTTGTTGATTACAAACAGGTCTGAAGCGTTTAATCCTGCAgaatctttttgtttgtttttttgggtttaCCGGTTCTGTCATTTCCTGCAGGGAGGAACTTTGAACAAAACGACGAAGAGGTCGCAGCAGGCGGAGCGCAACTGTGAACGAGAGCCTCTCATCAAAGCAGAGGAAGAGCCAAACGAAGACGACGGTGCTGCCAATTCTATCAATTCatgaacagattttaattttttaataatgtgttttatgGGCATTTGATTTCAATTTCTTAAAATCCTAAATTCTTAAAATCTGATCtgattattgttttgttttttttactttgtaaatacAACCAGCTGCCTTTTGCAAAGATTTATAATTTACTGATTTGAAAAGATTTGGGCATTAATTGATTCCAATGATAAATTCCAACAAAATGCTTAAACAATGTGGTTAGAATTTAAAGATTTACTGAAGGATTTCAGGGAAAAGTGTCAAGTAATCATATTAATCAAGTCACTTTATAATTTTAAACACTTTGGAGGaagatttttctgtttacagGTGGCACACGTTCACTATTTTGCACAAACAGGTTTCTGTTGCACCTCAAagtcttttgacattttagttAAGAAAATCAGACCTTTAGATTCTCATTCTCAGTAATTgtgctaatattttttattttttttttattttttaataaatcaaatttaaagtgATTATTTNNNNNNNNNNNNNNNNNNNNNNNNNNNNNNNNNNNNNNNNNGAAAAATTAACTGAATTCTCCTTTTTTCCGTtagttttgactgttttctgcCTTTTGTGGAAGCCTGTTAGTAAAgctttgaaacatttcattttttctgaacAAGTTGAGCTTCATAAGATGGAATAAGTTTCTCCTGGAAACAATGAGAACGACTTTTACCTGCTTAAATCTGTGCTTGAACTCTGTTTTATTCTTTGACGATGCCGTTTCACATATAAACAGAGTAGAGTGTCATTAATTTAAAGTCTTTCTCCTTGCTTCTAAAATGCCTCCACGATTATGATACTGCCACCACCATGCTTCATTGTATTTAACCTGCTACCTTCAAATTCAGGATaatgtgtgttgttgttgttttcctggAAATTTTATCCAAAAATGCCTTTATCTAGTGTTGTTCAGCTATTTTAGCTGTAAACTCAAAGCTGATTTTTATTCATTCCTGAACAGTGTTTGAAatgactttgtcttttttaaattgtctaaGCCTCTTCAGAAATCTGAAATTGTCATTAAGTGTTCAGAAAACTTTTCTAAATGTCCCGTGAGTGTGTGCATGGTCTCAATACTTTCCTAGGCTCAAATGTGTAGTTTTGTGATGTATAAAtatacacaaaatataaaaggaaattCAAACAAGCcatttaaaatatcaatttgCCAATAATCAgtgttctgtgtatttttttatgccaGAAAAGGGAGaagtgtatttattattttttgctctattttaatCATGCTGAATGACTGACTTTACTGGAAATATGAGGTTTGTTTACTGCAgtttagtagtttttttttctttaaactttattttttttttgtgtttctctatgtgacaaattttattctcaaaaaaacaaatatctacTATCAACTAAATGTGAATGCATGTACtgttatttcaaattttttccatgaaaatgtaaaaataaaattacaaaaacaaatcatttactacttgtgtatttatttacaagagTGTACAAACAAGCATAACATTAGGAATTCTGatatttctatatatatatatataagagaaAGGCAAACATTGTATGTGCTGAAGAcactttaatttgaattttaataaaaaaaaaagttggattacagctttttttgttacaaCTGAAAACAAATGACTTGTTTTGTCATGAATGTCAAATATcaaccactaggtggagctcctTGCtcatttgcagtaaaaaaaaaagtgtttattttactatCTAAAGTCCTATCCGCTGCtattttaaatttcctttaaacagcttaaaaatatcaggatttttttcttataaatgtatACAATTTTCTTGATTCTCCTTAACTCAAATTTCAGgtgattaaaatttaaaataaaaaatctgatctATTTTAGTCCAATTTATATAATTGTTCTTGAATAggataatctttttttttttggagcaaattctaaaaagcattttttattttctgtttttaattccataaaaaatattattttatagaaGGGAGAGctggagtttttcttttcatttcttttcaaatttaagtgtatttttgtagaaaatgttgcATGACACAGCACTTCAATTAGACTTTCTAAATTTATCTAAGTCCAGTCTGCCCTTCAACAATGCTGcagtctttattttcttaatcacTCGACTTATGTTGTACTTAGAATGGCCTCTGGCTTTTCTAGCTCTGTGCTTAAGTATAGTCAGTTCAAAGGCACACAGTTGACCACtttattctgatgttttttatattttttgtccaGATGTCCCATTCTAATCCAAGTACTGATCAAATTGAATGACTTTTGCAGACACAGTGGACTAAAGCTTTAAGTAATATTCTTAAATCCATACATATCTTGATCATCCAATACCAGGGTAGCCATAATCTGCTTAAAGAGTTTCTCAATCAATTGCTTACTGCTTCTGGAATCACGTACTAGAGTCTCTGGCACGGTGGACAGAGGGATACCTGAGCAAGACAGCCGGGAGTTTAGATCCTGCCTTTGCCATGAAGATAAACCCTAAAAATACGCCTCGCTTAATCTTCTTAGAGGGCTTGTGATAGGACATACACAGAGTCAGAGAGCAGCTTAACACCTGGCATCCAAAAGAACTTCGGCTCTGCTGTGTGATTTCTACCTCAGATTGTCGTGTGAAGTCTCTGCAGGATGAACAGGTCGGCTCTTCTGAACCTCAACAATCTGGGGAAGATCTGCGGCTCCAGCCACAGCAATGACATGGTGGTGCTGGACCGGGTGAAGAGGAAGAACTCCGTGAGGCGCATGTCGATCATAGAAGATGGGGAGCTTGCGGAGGTCCTCTACCTGATTCCCAAGCGCTCCATGATGGAGCAGCTGCCCTTCATCAACCCAGAAGACTACATCCTGTGTGAAAAGCTGGCAGGAATTCCTGCCGAGCTGTCAGGTAAACATCacagctgaaaatgtattttttttcttagttgaaGTAAGTTAGTTTGCAatacatgtacacatgtcaacTTGTCTATAAGTATCGATAAAGGATTgtcaatttgttaaaaaaactttatttaaagcacattttctacTAGTTATGAAACAAatccttagcaaaaagtagtttatttGAATACTGTAGGAAGTATACTGACGTAATACTTCCATAGACtagattggaacattttaagtctGTATAAATAAACATCAAGTACACTAAATTACTTTTAGCATTTAAGGgtctttaaggtttaaagagCTATTTGGTCAAGTTTCTCACTAAAACCCAGTGGGAACCCactaaaaagaaactttatgtATGATTTTGAGCCCATCTCTTTCTAAAATgtaggtttttttaaatatttacatcaatTGAATTAAAGCACTGTCATATTTCTAaaattcttttacttttgatagcTTCACATTTaagttctttcaaaataagagcctcCTGCTGCCgctacttgaattaaaaaacatgaaagtcaAACATGGTTTCATTTTACTGATATATagaatccaataaaaaaatgttttatttaaattcatactttttataatttaagaACTGTGTGtctgaacaacaaaaaatcttaacataagtgactaaattaaataaaacaaattaaaataaattaaaactcgTTATTGATTTAAGTTGTTagcaattttctttaaagtaaaatacagATAAAAGAGTCTCAGATTACAGACCACTGgtataaactatttaatttggCCCATCTAACTAGAATAATAGATTCCATTAATAAtcctaattattgttttttccgATATTTTTGGTGTCTCTCCATAGATATAGAAACTATGACCTCAGTTTTGGTTCAGAaaattattctgcattcatgttttttcctAAAGATTTGTTGTTCATGTGTCATTTCTGAGTCTttaagtttgtattttattttgaaggatttccTTTGTGTggttggcactaaaatgagaaaaagtcacacttttgaaataaaaaatacataattttttaacctaaattagCACATCTTTGTCTAAATTCCATATTAATTTTTTCCCTTATGACCAAAACACTCCACTCATCTGCTGCTGGTTCTGTCAAACTTTCAAACCCTTTGAGGtcacaaatcaaaaagtttaCCCAAACTCTTTATTATACTGTGAAAAACTAAAGAGAAATGGTGAGTTAGTGATAAACTGGTGttcaaaagaatatttttttaatccgaACACGTCAGCGTCACACTCAGCTCTCTCTGGATGAGGCCACAGATGAAAAGCTCCAGGGAATTTCACagccgcacacacacacacacatgcagacccCTTTGTGTTGTGGGACCACCCCTTTTCTCTCGGTGCAGCACCAGTCGGGTCGCCTCCTCACTCTGATCTACACTCCAACACTCAGACCTGCAGACATGAAGCAGAAAGGTAGACGGCGTGTTTCAACTTTTACTAAACGTGACTAACAATTTGTGTGATTGCTTGTTTGAACATCTTGGTTTCACAGAGAGAAAGTTCTTGAATGACATAACGTTTAAGTGGATCTTTTTATAACTTACTGCTCTGAGCTTTGATCCAGTGTCACAGACAGTCCAGAACAAAAGATTAGTGACAAGAATTGAGTTGTCGCTTTAATGCTTTGaagaaaacgttttaaaaatagacGACAGATAGATGGACGTTTTTACAGTTCACTGGTGGGAGTGGAGTTACAGCAGTAACAGCTACATCCCACCAGGAAACGTCATAAATATTTTCCTATTATTCAATGGAACAAAAAGgctgccaaaataaaagcctctcaGCACTTTGACCTCTAAAATTTCAGTGTTACGACTTCAGGattctgtaaatatttatgaGGCTACACATGAAATTGTtggttatttttagattttaaatgcattttttattgttattattaagattattcattgttttatttttttatagtttaatctCACTGTCTTTGACCTTCCTTTGGCTTCTGGaagctaaaaatgttcaataaataccctttatttttttacctcttaGATTTATATTGATCGCTTGACATTTACTTAAGTAAAAAAGGTGATATAAGGTTTTTTTTCGTTcccaaaaatagaatttaagctaaaaataaatctacGAACTAATATGTATAAATAGATTAattctaatgattttttttgcacccAGAGATAGAGATTTTTATAGAAAGCTGAAGGGTTGTGGGAGTAAAGGAGGTGTTGGGTTTCTCTCCATTTGCTGTCTTTCTAAATCCAACATTTGCTAATACCTAACACCAGATCAGCTTCACATTCAGGGGGAGACCCAGAAAGAGAAGAGCGCAGTCTGGACGCCAAGGAAAACGTTTTGTGAAGTTTGTTTCGCCCTTCTCAAGTCAGTGTGAAAAAATGCCAGAAATGTTACCTCCGTAGGAcgatttttaatacaaaaagttggtttatgcataaaaaaatgcagcaaaaatttgtttttgtttgagcaTTTATGGCAGATGGAATCGGTCCCTTTATCTAGTTTGTGCTGCTCACTTGTTACCATGGTAACAGAGCTTTTTGTGATGTGGGACACTCTTAAGACCCTTCCAGTACCTTCTATTGATGGAGTCAACAAACAGTATTTAGGTATAAACACACATGGATCCCCTCCTGTAGCATAATCAACCTCTTCAAAtgagttttttaaatcatcttttgactATATGGAAACTTTAGAGataaagtttctttgtttgtgtaGCTATTCGTATGCGGAGTGTCCACAGACTCCAACCCAGAGCTCTTCTGCattcttttcctcctctctggTCATTCTGAGGGCTTTTCAAGTGTGCTGTGATTAGATTGTGCTGGCATCTGCATCATCTTCCTCCATATAAGgaatactgtaaaaaaacaaacacataaaagtcACCTAGTTCACAttctaaaacaaatatgtcGCTAATCATGTGAAATATCCAGATTAATACAAGGATAATAGCAATTTAGgagttgttttgtctttttttctgtatgttcACACAGactaaaacttatttttgaaCTTTGTGCATTTGTcttttgtattaaaatgaaTGATGCTGAAGAATGTGAAAGCTGATTGGAGAGTTGTGAGGGATTACAGGGAAAAAAGGAGGATAAATACTGgagaaaaatgatgtttttaaaaaaaatgcgtCTCAAATTTTCTAATGATGCATAAAAATAtagcaaaacaataaagtttatgcataaaatgtgtgttttgtttctctAACAGAATGACTACCACACATTTCTTGAAATatcctgaaagaaaaaagtttgtattgCTATCATTTATAGAGAATTAGGATAataatttattaacttttaCATCAGGATTTTGTTTTATCAATACTTTGTTCaggaacacatttatttttaacaatccaactttaaaaccaacttttttgcTTGAACCTTCAGacttaaaatacagaaaaacaaaaatataagaaattttgattttctatttttactcaaataaatAGGAAAGCAAAAATCTTTGACGTTTTGTCAGAAAATCCAAATGAACCAACTCTAAATGGTAGTTCTGCAGAGACAAACAAGCCTGAACtcagcattaaaaataaataaaatagtaataattataatttttggATGAGAGAtatatgataataaaaaaaaatccaaattctgCTATTTATGGAAATATCGTACAGTTCTATCCTTAGGTTTTTGGGGCTGAATTGGGGCCAAAAtgatttgaaacccaaataaaaaattagaaaaaaatattggtgtttagccaaaaaataaaaaaataaaaattgttttatttggtttcaaaCAATAAATTGGCCCCAATTTGTCTCCATATAAATTCAGCTCCATACTTCTTGTTTCGCATAATTCAGCTCCCAACCTTCAGATACGTTCTGATAGAACCCCAGAAGTTTGTCGGCCCAATCTCGACAGCAAAACAACACCTGTGTTCCAAGGTTCCTCTTGTGTGTGGGAGATAATTTTTGTGACTGTGTGCTGCCTGTTAGATACCTTACTGTCTGACTGTGAattatgttctttttaaaaaaaactgtgacagaTGCAAAACCTGCAGCTTTACGTTGTAGCGACTCATCGTTCACATTCTTCTACCCTGCAGTTCTGCatattcaagatggcagccagCCCCGTCCCATGGCAGAAAAACATGGCGTCCACTGTTTCAGATGCAGGGGCTCATGCAAAGGAGAAGTGCTGAGAGTGCAGAGCAGCTACTTCCACATCAGGTGTTTCACATGCAAAGGTAAGCCCAAAGGAAGAAGATATCATGTGAAGAGAAATGAAATTACCGTCCTAAGTTTACTTACTGATGGTGATTCAGTAATGGAACAAGACCTTTGTTTGGATTGGTTGGGTTTCCTCTGAACTCTTCATGCTCCATGGGTTAATGGGTGACTCTAAACTGTCctttaggtgtgaatgtggccCTATGATGGAATGGTGAACTTAgatggataggctccagcaacccctgaTCAGCAGGTTTAcaagataaattaataattatctTATTGTACTTaagtataattttaaaaaagcaaatttttctttaaaaaagtgtaaaataaaatggcataagaaacaaaaacccaTAAAATAAAGCTTGTTGTTAAACTgacaggtcatgtgacctgttaTTACGCAATCATCCCTTTCTTCCAGGAGATTCTGATGATataatattcattcattttagtttattcaaaaacattctCAACAATGAGCTGTTGTGGGGTCCTTCTGGCTTCTCTCTGCTTCGTTCACATATTTCCTCATCACGCTGTTGTTCCTCCTAATCAGCTCCGACAAGCTTCCAATGTTGTTCTTGTCTCGCCACATTATGCTGATGTTTGCAGGGCAGAGAAAACACAGAGACGTTCAGGAATGGAAGTGACTTAAATTTAAAGAAGGCGATGAAAGCGTATATAAAAAGTATGCTTTGTGGGCCAATACGCATGAAGATTTAACTGTGAGTTGTGTGGCGACAGGAATAGAGTCACACAACTGTCTTTGTGTGTTATGCTCAGAAGGACATGGACAGGTTTGACCGTATCAAATGTCCCCAAACAAGCTTTAGTGACGGCGATGTCAGGAGCTTGTCAGTTTGGCATTCAGTATGAACACTCAAACACAAACAGCTTCAATGGCTGTAAGGATAATCTCCATTTCAGCCATGCAATCTCACAATATTTAcatcaaattaattaattcaaataaGATAAAACTACTGAAACAACATACATGTTTTgatcaaatgaaaaatagacACGTTTTAGTACATTTCATGgcaaacttcttttattttgtgtgttggtTCGTGCTAATAGTTTCCAATTTCTCTTAGTTTATGGTGATTTTCTTtgattataaataaatgctgcATATTGTCTGATAGTAAGAAATCAAATGCCTTCTACATTGATAATAGTGTcttaaattgtgtaattttacACTATTTACACTAATTTCTGCGTTGTGTAGGATATAATGAAGATTTGTGATTATTCCCCATTGCAGTAGGTGAGTAAGGGAAGCATTAAAGGACAATACAAAGTGTATAGTCCAGgaattgtttcatttgtttataatttaaacattttttggagattttcattgtgttttccATGATAGTTTACTGTTATtcctaaaaatgtgttctcttgtacagtttttattgaaaatattaatatttatttccctTTTGGTTACTAAATATCacagtttatgttttgtttaaatgtaatgatCATTTGTAGAAATCCAGCCACCTTTTAAACAGTATTTAgttctttatttataattttaataagaATATAATAATTGTCATCACTACAGAAAATATTTGCCTCATCAGCAAACAAATGATTTATGATTCTCATTTATGAAATTAATgtattcatttctctttttgacTCTAAATGCAACACAAACCCATAAAACGACAGGTTTACTCTCATAATATCCAAATAACAAACCCATGTTGTTATATGAATGTCAAGTAGAAAACTTCTTTATGTTCTGGTTGTAAATCTACCAATTTCAAAGCTTTCTTGTTTAGCTAAGCCCTAAGGTTTAAAGACACTACTTTAGGGTCAAACTGTTCCATTTTTGTGTTCTATCCATCATCTGTGCAGTGTGTGGCTGTGACTTGGCCCAAAGTGGCTTCTTCATAAAGAACGGGGAGTACCTCTGCCCACTGGACCACCAGCGGCTTCATGGCACGCTGTGCAACAACTGTGGAGAATTTGTGGAAGGGGAGATGGTGACGGTCTTAGGAAAAACCTACCACCCAACCTGCTTTGTGTGCAGCATTTGCAAGTAATTATAAGACCAacatttctgccattttttattttattttttttataaatggaaGTTTGTTTAGCAACTGTGTTTTCTTCACAGGCAGCCTTTTCCTGCCGGGGACTGCGTCACCTTCAGGGGAAAGGACTGCCTCTGTCAGCGCTGCGTTGAGCCGGTATCTCCTCCTAATCAGATCAACTACCCCAATTGTGAGTGCATCCACATGAGTATTTGATCTAGAATTATATAAAGGAGGAACATCAAATGTCATGACCCCTTGGAATCCCAATCAGAGGAGATTATCTACTGAAAACAAGCCTGTAGACATTATGGACTTCTGCCTGTTTATTAGGACCTGGACTACCAGGACCGTTTccacaattcttctttcttgcTGCGCCTTTAAGTGAAAATGTAGCCCCCACCACATACTCATAAACATACAAACCACGACCAAGGTttagttgacctttgacctcaggaagagccAGCAAtcttgaagtaaaaaaataacttttagtaCTCTTTACAAATGTAAACTCCTACTACGGATTTGGATCTATCGCCTCCCAACTCCTCAAGCATTATTGATAAGCTACTGGGTAaaaaattttggttttaaagtttgttcattttaaacgGTGTTAGCATAGCGTGCTTGCTAAAGTGGTGTTTCCTTGTTACTCACatattttttactcaaatattgtgaaaatgtaccACATGAATctttggctcaagctgaacgaaacgaTATAACATTTGATATGAACATATCAGAAATGTAGGCGTAGTTAACCAGAAACctttgttgccatggaaatccaaaaatttacttttactgattattctaaaaatgacatcgaTCTATTTGTTTCCCCCAGgtaaccaaaaaatgaaatggttgctatggaataaaatcaaaaggaaagttgccattttgaaaaaagggcAAAGATGGGGGCAGGTAGTGCCTGCTTATCATACAATGCAGGTTTATTCTTATTTTGATTGATGTCAATGTCACATGCTCATTAAgtgaaaattgattaaaaaaaatagttttgaaattatttagtACAAACAATATGTTGACTCTTCATGCGATAATCCAAGCAGAGATCTGAAGATCCGTCACCTGCTGTGCCCTTTAGTTCACTTTCAGGCACCTTTTTGAGCATTCcaactattctttttttagtttgacagACTAAATCTTTTGGCTCACTTACCTCTTCACTACAACAGAGAGGTACAGAATTAACTCAGCTCAACCAAAGATTACAGATACAGCTGGGATCAACAGAGGATTCAGACTCACTGAGCCTGCAGGAGGATCTGTCTACAGAACTGTACACCGATGCtcgttaaaacaaaaaaattcaacagaaaaagcAGTAAAATGACTTATGAGGTTTCATTTTGCAGACTGTGCAGGCTGTGGTAGAGACATCAAGAATGGCCAGGCTCTGTTAGCTCTGGGGGGTCAATGGCACATTGGATGCTTCAAGTGTACAACCTGCAGGAAGGTTCTGAGTGGGGAATACATCAACAAGTGAGTGGCAGCTACTATTCTTATTTATAATCATCATTATTTAGTTACTTTTTCAACCATGAAAGTACTTCAAAAGTGCAAAATCAAAAGTGACCAAGAATGAATCTTTTAGAGATGGTGCTCCATACTGCGAGAGGGACTACCACACTCAGTTTGGGGTGAAGTGTGAGTCCTGCCAGAAGTTCATAACGGGAAAAGTTCTTGAGGTGAGGCTCACCACAgggttttgtcacttttttttttcgctgATGAGTCGATGTCTCTACACTAAAACGCAAACatcaggtttaaaaaaaggaaactgtagAACACTTCAACTTATTTACTACAATATTTAACAGTGGACACTATAGGGggacaaaaaaacatggattgGAAAGGCAACGGGCACCCTTCATCACCCTCAGGAACGTCTGGAGATGTCTTTATTCACCTCAAACAACAAGTATTTCCTCcagaagataaacaaaaaaacatcaagaaacaACAGGCGTTCAGGAATACTTGTGTGAAACGAATCCTTAAGCTCCAAACCATGCACCAGTGGAAGAAGAGATCAAAAAGAGGAAGCAACATCCAACATCAATCATCAGGCCTTCACCTGGAATCCTCAGGAGAAGAGAAAACGAGGAAGACCAGGGTATGTATGGAGAGGAGACCTGGAGACCTCACGAAAGGGGCTGGAAATGGTTGTCCAGGACAGAAGACATTGGCGAGTTGTTGGTGGCGTATACCCAACCAGGGATACAACTAAGGACATTGTTGATGTTTGTAATGATAGTCAATACAGCGTcatgcaggggtgtcaaactccagacctcgagggccggtggcctacatgttttccaaccaacctgccattgaagccgTTTATTGACTGTAGAGATGGACGAAGCAGGCGCGACATCACCCAAAGAAAAGGCCTTccctccagctccagcaaggaaaccaattcagtcaccatttttccacaatacagtcgccgccatttggagccagttgacagtgattggtctgagtttctCTGAGTCATGCTTCTAGGCTACTGCCACCAATCATGAGTATGCTTGTTGGAAGCTCATTGAAAGCGACTCAGGAGAATCTTCCAATCAAACAGacagtttgtttagttttgtcaTGAATCGGTCCCCTGTCTCCCACTCTGGATCAGCTGGATCCATCACCTGAGTGCTAGCCTTTCCTGAAACTTGTATCACCCAGAAGCCCCACAGACATTTTCCATCTgcaatcactcccagcagtatttagtcagacTAAATATCGACTGACTACAACTCTCTGCCGGACCTGATCTTCTAATTCATCTGACCCCGCAATTCTGAGTATTTGCCgtctgccctgaccctcgcctggactctgaccactctggttgttctctgatgccctcatgcttgtgtttgacccctgcctgcctgaccctgatttatctttgaggacttttagctgtgcttcaccaCTATTCTCCTGTCTGTTCCAATAAAACCTGGTGCACTTGGGTCCAGCCGTCTGCCCATTTGTGACAAGTTTAAGCTTAATATCTATTTAATCTAACCATGGACAcattttcaaagactttttccATATAGGTTTActttattgctaaaatatttcacgtaaaatcaaaaactaaataataaaattgtccTAAACCTTCTTTCTGCCCACTTTCACTGAAGGCCGGGGACAGAAACTTTCACCCCAGCTGTGCAAGATGCAGCCGATGTGGTGACGTTTTCACAGAAGGagaagaaatgtttcttttgggTCAGTTTGAACTTATTTGCTCTTTGTTATACAGACAACAAAGCATGCGGTCCAGATCATCGATAACAAATGACTCTGCTTTCACAGGTTCGACAATTTGGCATCCGCATTGCAAAGACGCCTGCAGGAACGACGACGTCTTTCGGGTAAAGCCTCAACCTAAAGCATTGAAACTTGTGTGGCACATTTTTATAGAAGTGCACTCCTGACAATATCTCCACACACTGTCCTCCTTTCTATAGGCCAGCAGACCAAAAACAGCCATGCTAGATTTCTTTTTCCCTCCTCGTGAACTGAAGGTTATTATCGTGAGCCTCTTTAGACTTGTGGATGTCGAGAGTGAGACAACTGCAGGCTTTTGCTTGTTTTATGTGCAGAGTGACCTGGTTTGTCTCTGAAAATCAGTCTGTGCTGACGACTGGTACTACTCCCTGTACAGCATAACAAGGACTGATTGAAAGAAGTGTCAGTTTTTGTGAAATAGTAATGATGACTTCCTTGCTGCATGCTAATTGTGATTCTCCTCC includes:
- the LOC112154647 gene encoding actin-binding LIM protein 1 isoform X1, producing MNRSALLNLNNLGKICGSSHSNDMVVLDRVKRKNSVRRMSIIEDGELAEVLYLIPKRSMMEQLPFINPEDYILCEKLAGIPAELSVLHIQDGSQPRPMAEKHGVHCFRCRGSCKGEVLRVQSSYFHIRCFTCKVCGCDLAQSGFFIKNGEYLCPLDHQRLHGTLCNNCGEFVEGEMVTVLGKTYHPTCFVCSICKQPFPAGDCVTFRGKDCLCQRCVEPVSPPNQINYPNYCAGCGRDIKNGQALLALGGQWHIGCFKCTTCRKVLSGEYINKDGAPYCERDYHTQFGVKCESCQKFITGKVLEAGDRNFHPSCARCSRCGDVFTEGEEMFLLGSTIWHPHCKDACRNDDVFRPNRSSSESSCSRPGSCTPGSPGRTICAKVDNEVIDYRDLAAIPRVKAIFDIEHPDMISYKSANDRSDTFDKKETKQDRQSPAESRESISKAAEENFEAKTRTSNGSSHHHHSYTPTLSRSPQHFHRPVLSPPLLRGKNSPTPPLGHPFPSKPTADEGFDMYRRPPIYKQDPSPSVSQTNSLPRYSHNFLRLPQSADFCSRNTQVFSFKLPHDELIPLTQMDRGVSMPNLLDPKVYPFEMLTVANRGRVKLPKDVDRTRLERHLSPDSFFEIFGMSIQEFDRLPLWKRNDMKRKANLF
- the LOC112154647 gene encoding actin-binding LIM protein 1 isoform X3, which codes for MNRSALLNLNNLGKICGSSHSNDMVVLDRVKRKNSVRRMSIIEDGELAEVLYLIPKRSMMEQLPFINPEDYILCEKLAGIPAELSVLHIQDGSQPRPMAEKHGVHCFRCRGSCKGEVLRVQSSYFHIRCFTCKVCGCDLAQSGFFIKNGEYLCPLDHQRLHGTLCNNCGEFVEGEMVTVLGKTYHPTCFVCSICKQPFPAGDCVTFRGKDCLCQRCVEPVSPPNQINYPNYCAGCGRDIKNGQALLALGGQWHIGCFKCTTCRKVLSGEYINKDGAPYCERDYHTQFGVKCESCQKFITGKVLEAGDRNFHPSCARCSRCGDVFTEGEEMFLLGSTIWHPHCKDACRNDDVFRPNRSSSESSCSRPGSCTPGSPGRTICAKVDNEVIDYRDLAAIPRVKAIFDIEHPDMISYKSANDRSDTFDKKETKQDRQSPAESRESISKAAEENFEAKTRTSNGSSHHHHSYTPTLSRSPQHFHRPVLSPPLLRGKNSPTPPLGHPFPSKPTADEGFDMYRRPPIYKQDPSPSVSQTNSLPRYSHNFLRLPQSADFCSRNTQVFSFKVYPFEMLTVANRGRVKLPKDVDRTRLERHLSPDSFFEIFGMSIQEFDRLPLWKRNDMKRKANLF
- the LOC112154647 gene encoding actin-binding LIM protein 1 isoform X7, whose amino-acid sequence is MNRSALLNLNNLGKICGSSHSNDMVVLDRVKRKNSVRRMSIIEDGELAEVLYLIPKRSMMEQLPFINPEDYILCEKLAGIPAELSVLHIQDGSQPRPMAEKHGVHCFRCRGSCKGEVLRVQSSYFHIRCFTCKVCGCDLAQSGFFIKNGEYLCPLDHQRLHGTLCNNCGEFVEGEMVTVLGKTYHPTCFVCSICKQPFPAGDCVTFRGKDCLCQRCVEPVSPPNQINYPNYCAGCGRDIKNGQALLALGGQWHIGCFKCTTCRKVLSGEYINKDGAPYCERDYHTQFGVKCESCQKFITGKVLEAGDRNFHPSCARCSRCGDVFTEGEEMFLLGSTIWHPHCKDACRNDDVFRPNRSSSESSCSRPGSCTPGSPGRTICAKVDNEVIDYRDLAAIPRVKAIFDIEHPDMISYKSANDRSDTFDKKETKQDRQSPAESRESISKAAEENFEAKTRTSNGSSHHHHSYTPTLSRSPQHFHRPVLSPPLLRGKNSPTPPLGHPFPSKPTADEGFDMYRRPPIYKQGQFHVIILFPNRSKSICFSNKLPAKIQSQLPETASIS